The proteins below come from a single Prolixibacter sp. NT017 genomic window:
- a CDS encoding glycosidase, with translation MTQYFENRLTQLKEKHEELLTRKNIAEFSVNGIYERYRYPVLTGAHAPLHWRFDLSSERNPNLLERIGVNAAFNAGALKSGDKYLLVARVEGWDRKSYFAVAESSNGVDNFRFWERPITIPQLEDPDINVYDMRLVTHEDGWIYGIYCTERKDPNAPNGDTSAAVANAGIVRSKDLSNWERLPDLISNTGQQRNVVLHPEFVNGKYAVYTRPQDGFIDVGSGGGIGFGYIDEMKNPVVQNETIIHQKAYHTVYELKNGLGPAPIKTEKGWLQLAHGVRNTAAGLRYVLYLFMTDLHDLTKVTHLPGGYFMAPEGEERIGDVSNVLFANGWIADDDGTVYIYYASSDTRMHVATTTVDKLVDYVVNTPEDRLASHRSVENINALIDSNKGLY, from the coding sequence ATGACTCAGTATTTCGAAAACCGATTAACCCAACTGAAGGAGAAGCACGAAGAACTGCTGACCCGGAAGAATATAGCAGAGTTCTCTGTAAACGGCATTTACGAGCGGTACCGTTATCCGGTATTGACAGGTGCTCATGCTCCGTTGCACTGGCGTTTCGATTTATCGTCCGAACGCAATCCGAATCTGCTGGAGCGCATTGGGGTGAATGCGGCTTTTAACGCCGGCGCCCTGAAATCCGGCGATAAATATCTGTTGGTCGCCCGGGTGGAAGGCTGGGACCGGAAATCTTATTTCGCGGTAGCGGAAAGCTCGAATGGTGTGGACAATTTCCGGTTTTGGGAACGACCTATCACGATTCCGCAGCTGGAAGATCCCGATATCAATGTATACGACATGCGTCTGGTGACACATGAAGATGGCTGGATTTACGGCATCTACTGCACAGAGCGCAAAGATCCTAACGCGCCGAATGGCGATACCAGTGCCGCAGTTGCCAATGCCGGCATTGTTCGTAGCAAAGATCTCAGTAACTGGGAACGCCTGCCCGACCTGATTTCCAACACCGGTCAGCAACGCAATGTGGTGCTGCATCCCGAATTTGTCAACGGAAAATATGCGGTTTATACCCGCCCGCAGGATGGTTTCATCGATGTAGGGAGTGGCGGAGGAATTGGTTTCGGTTACATCGATGAAATGAAAAATCCGGTGGTTCAAAACGAGACCATCATTCACCAGAAAGCCTATCACACGGTTTACGAATTGAAAAACGGACTTGGTCCGGCACCGATCAAAACGGAGAAGGGTTGGTTGCAGTTGGCTCATGGCGTCAGGAATACCGCTGCCGGCTTGCGTTATGTGCTGTACCTTTTTATGACCGATTTGCACGATCTGACGAAAGTTACCCACCTACCGGGAGGATATTTTATGGCGCCGGAAGGAGAAGAACGCATTGGCGATGTTTCGAATGTATTGTTTGCCAACGGCTGGATTGCCGATGACGACGGAACGGTCTATATTTACTATGCGTCATCCGATACACGAATGCATGTAGCTACAACTACTGTTGATAAATTAGTTGATTATGTGGTTAATACGCCTGAAGATCGACTGGCATCTCATCGCTCGGTCGAAAACATCAACGCACTCATCGATTCCAATAAAGGTTTGTACTGA
- a CDS encoding AGE family epimerase/isomerase: MPISVETYLGELSRELKNILSYWQTYMPDVKHGGFYGLLDGQNRPDKEAPKGVILNTRILWTFSAACMHSFSEEKKAMADRAFQYLETYFRDKRYGGVYWELDYLGKPLNPRKQVYAQAFAVYALSEYYKLTSESAVLDWILELFHLLEEKAADRESGGYIEAFAEDWSELDDLRLSEKDANEKKGMNTHIHLLEAFTNLYRMHRTEEVGAALRQLIELMQEHFVGDDYHLKLFFDEKWNVKSSVISYGHDIETSWLIYEAAEVLGDEALIDELKPMLLGMVDTFLKEGVDSAGGVMNELDKETGHLDTDRHWWPQAEAMVGLAYAYRMSGDDRYLGKALKIWTFIKEFIIDHRKGEWFWKVDRYGNPDVSDEKAGFWKCPYHNSRACLEIGRQLG; encoded by the coding sequence ATGCCGATTTCTGTCGAAACATATTTGGGTGAATTGAGCCGGGAGCTGAAAAATATCCTGAGCTACTGGCAAACCTACATGCCCGATGTAAAGCACGGTGGTTTTTACGGCCTGCTCGACGGGCAAAACCGCCCGGACAAAGAAGCGCCCAAAGGCGTTATCCTGAATACACGCATTTTGTGGACGTTCTCCGCGGCTTGCATGCACTCGTTCTCGGAAGAGAAAAAGGCAATGGCCGACCGGGCTTTTCAATACCTGGAAACATATTTTCGCGACAAGCGATATGGTGGAGTGTACTGGGAACTTGATTACTTGGGAAAGCCTCTGAATCCGCGGAAGCAGGTTTACGCTCAGGCATTTGCTGTATATGCATTGTCTGAATATTACAAGCTGACGTCAGAGTCGGCAGTACTCGACTGGATCTTAGAACTTTTCCATTTGCTGGAAGAGAAGGCGGCTGACCGGGAGAGTGGAGGGTACATTGAGGCTTTCGCCGAAGACTGGAGTGAGCTCGACGATCTGCGCCTGAGCGAAAAGGATGCCAACGAGAAAAAGGGAATGAACACCCATATTCATCTGCTGGAAGCATTCACAAACCTGTACCGTATGCACCGAACGGAAGAAGTGGGAGCTGCGTTACGACAGCTCATCGAATTGATGCAGGAACATTTCGTTGGAGACGACTATCATTTAAAGCTGTTTTTCGACGAAAAGTGGAACGTAAAGAGTTCGGTCATCTCCTACGGTCATGATATCGAAACCTCCTGGTTAATATACGAAGCAGCCGAAGTGCTGGGCGATGAAGCATTGATAGACGAGTTGAAGCCGATGTTGCTCGGAATGGTCGACACATTTCTAAAGGAAGGAGTGGACAGTGCCGGTGGTGTGATGAATGAGCTGGACAAGGAAACCGGCCATCTGGATACCGATCGTCATTGGTGGCCACAGGCTGAAGCGATGGTGGGACTGGCTTATGCCTACCGGATGAGCGGCGATGATCGATATCTCGGAAAGGCGCTGAAAATATGGACATTCATTAAGGAATTCATCATTGATCACCGGAAGGGCGAATGGTTTTGGAAGGTCGATCGGTATGGCAATCCTGACGTGAGCGATGAAAAAGCCGGGTTCTGGAAATGTCCCTATCACAATTCCCGGGCTTGTCTGGAAATCGGGCGTCAATTGGGTTAA
- a CDS encoding AI-2E family transporter — MDKKIKPNIPAYFYWSATIALMIVFLIVGRSILVPLAWAILFSFLLVPLVIFLEKHGWKRPLAILTSLVLFLIIIGALFYFLGSQVVAISSELPSITGKLSVYINDAKDFIEAHLNIIPQGSDLQKLLVGQVEKVASYFLKHVTTIGQTLMYVFLMPVFVYFLLYYRELPAKFVRERYRDRENRESVSHVFFKIQKMIEKYLVGVLWLTATTAVMDFIVLISLGVNYALFFAVMIALLNLIPYVGNLIAMIVVVGYALLTSDSLLVPLLTLGLLWAANILQENLVRPWLVGSSTKINAFVVLISVIVGGMVWGVSGMVLFIPIVGVVKIILEEVPTLRPFAVFLSDTGKVTEEEEPEKQDTESEES; from the coding sequence ATGGACAAAAAAATCAAGCCGAATATCCCCGCATATTTTTACTGGAGCGCCACCATCGCCCTGATGATTGTTTTCCTGATTGTTGGCCGCAGTATTCTGGTACCGCTGGCGTGGGCCATTTTGTTCTCTTTCCTGCTGGTTCCCCTGGTGATTTTCCTGGAAAAGCATGGCTGGAAACGGCCGCTGGCTATCCTGACGTCGCTGGTACTGTTTCTCATCATTATCGGGGCGCTCTTTTATTTTCTCGGCTCGCAGGTGGTGGCCATCAGCAGCGAGTTGCCTTCCATTACCGGGAAGTTGTCGGTTTACATCAACGATGCCAAAGATTTTATTGAGGCACACTTAAATATCATTCCTCAGGGAAGCGATTTGCAAAAGCTGTTGGTTGGACAAGTGGAGAAAGTGGCTTCGTACTTTTTGAAACACGTAACCACCATCGGCCAAACGCTCATGTATGTTTTCCTGATGCCGGTGTTCGTCTATTTTCTGTTGTACTACCGTGAATTACCTGCCAAATTTGTGCGCGAGCGCTACCGCGATCGGGAAAACCGCGAATCGGTGAGTCATGTCTTCTTCAAAATACAGAAGATGATTGAGAAATACCTGGTGGGCGTTCTCTGGTTAACGGCAACAACCGCGGTGATGGATTTCATTGTCTTGATCAGTTTGGGCGTGAATTACGCGCTGTTCTTTGCGGTAATGATTGCCCTGCTGAACCTGATTCCGTACGTGGGAAACCTGATTGCCATGATTGTGGTGGTAGGCTACGCGCTGCTCACTTCCGATTCGTTGCTTGTTCCACTACTCACCCTCGGGTTGCTCTGGGCAGCCAATATTTTGCAGGAAAACCTGGTTCGTCCGTGGCTGGTGGGCTCTTCTACCAAAATCAATGCATTTGTGGTGCTCATCTCGGTTATCGTTGGTGGTATGGTTTGGGGCGTGTCGGGTATGGTGTTGTTCATCCCGATTGTCGGTGTCGTGAAAATTATATTGGAAGAGGTTCCGACACTACGGCCTTTCGCTGTTTTTCTTAGCGATACCGGAAAAGTGACAGAGGAAGAGGAACCGGAAAAACAGGATACCGAATCGGAAGAATCATAG
- a CDS encoding sodium:solute symporter has protein sequence MTLIDAVVLIIYFIVVLAIGIYHHRKNESEEDYYVGGRQMGSFHIGLSVVATDVGGGFSIGLGGLGFVMGLSGSWMLFTGLIGAWLSAVILIPKIFNSAREKNLLTFPQLLGTHYDKRVAFAAGIISAIGYIGFTSSQLLAGAKLATATFPEIDTKIALIVMGVIAVAYTGLGGLKAVIYTDSFQWAILMFGLVFIGIPLGFIGIGGWDGISATLPDKFFSLQNISIAKIINWSITIIPIWFIGMTLYQRIYACKDEKTAKRAWYIAGLFEYPLMSFMGVLLGMFSRVATIQGMFADAGFANVNSIDAELGLPLLLKYVLPTGVMGLMLAAYFSAVMSTADSCLMAASGNILTDIFKFKGKSGRGKMVIPQIVTIIVGVFAILLASSMQNVLELMLYSYAFMVSGLLIPVLGILYFKRKDPGAAFWSMVTGGTLTITLTLIKKDLPYGLDPIFFGIIAAFVVFILVNRLKTPRPAFIRD, from the coding sequence ATGACATTGATTGATGCAGTCGTTCTGATTATTTATTTCATTGTTGTTTTAGCTATTGGTATTTACCACCACCGGAAGAATGAAAGTGAGGAAGATTATTACGTGGGTGGACGCCAAATGGGAAGCTTTCACATCGGTCTTTCAGTGGTTGCTACCGACGTCGGTGGTGGATTCTCCATCGGACTTGGCGGACTGGGATTTGTGATGGGCCTTTCGGGAAGCTGGATGCTGTTCACCGGATTGATTGGTGCCTGGCTGAGTGCCGTCATTCTTATTCCAAAGATTTTTAATTCAGCCCGGGAAAAAAATTTACTCACCTTTCCCCAGTTACTGGGAACCCACTACGATAAACGAGTTGCGTTTGCTGCCGGAATCATTTCGGCGATTGGTTATATCGGTTTTACGAGTTCGCAGCTGCTGGCCGGCGCTAAACTGGCTACCGCGACTTTCCCAGAGATCGATACCAAAATCGCCCTGATTGTGATGGGGGTAATTGCTGTCGCTTATACTGGTCTCGGCGGATTGAAAGCCGTGATTTACACCGACAGTTTTCAATGGGCCATCCTGATGTTCGGCCTGGTTTTCATCGGAATTCCACTGGGTTTTATCGGAATTGGAGGATGGGACGGCATCTCTGCCACTTTGCCCGACAAATTTTTCTCGCTGCAGAATATCTCCATTGCGAAAATCATCAACTGGAGTATTACCATTATTCCCATCTGGTTTATCGGGATGACGCTTTACCAGCGGATTTATGCCTGTAAGGATGAAAAAACGGCCAAACGTGCCTGGTACATTGCCGGCTTATTCGAATATCCGCTGATGTCGTTCATGGGTGTTTTGCTGGGAATGTTCTCGCGTGTGGCAACTATTCAGGGAATGTTTGCCGACGCCGGCTTTGCCAATGTGAATAGCATCGATGCCGAGCTGGGACTTCCGCTGCTGCTGAAATACGTCCTCCCGACCGGTGTGATGGGACTGATGCTGGCCGCATACTTCTCGGCCGTTATGTCGACCGCCGATAGCTGTCTGATGGCTGCATCCGGAAATATCCTGACGGACATCTTCAAATTCAAAGGCAAATCAGGACGGGGAAAAATGGTTATTCCCCAGATTGTCACCATTATTGTAGGAGTGTTCGCCATTCTGCTGGCTTCCAGTATGCAGAACGTGCTCGAGCTGATGCTTTATTCCTACGCCTTTATGGTGTCCGGCTTATTAATTCCCGTTCTCGGAATTCTCTATTTCAAACGAAAGGATCCCGGTGCTGCTTTCTGGTCGATGGTCACGGGTGGAACACTGACCATTACATTAACGCTTATAAAAAAAGATTTACCCTACGGACTCGACCCCATTTTCTTTGGTATCATCGCAGCGTTCGTCGTCTTTATCCTGGTCAACCGGTTAAAGACGCCCAGGCCTGCTTTCATACGAGATTAG